The DNA region TCCGGCGTCGCGGCATGACAACCGCTCCCGGTCACGACGATCTCGAAGGTATCGAGGAAGGCCGTCGCGATGCCGGTCCGGATCGCGAATTTTCCGCGCGGGATATTCGGAATGTTATGCATCCCGTAGACCGCGTCGGCGGGAAACATCTTGAACAACCCCTCCTCGACCATTTTCTTGCCGCCGCCTTCATTCTCCTCGGCGGGCTGGAAAACGAAATGGACGGTGCCGCGGAACGGCCGGTGACGGGCGAGCTGCACGGCAGCTCCGAGCAGCATTGTGGTGTGGCCATCATGGCCACAGCCGTGCATCTTGTCGGCGCGGGTTGACTTGTGGACGCGGTCCCCGAGTTCCTGGAGATCAAGCGCGTCCATGTCGGCGCGCAGCGCGATCGTCGGGCCTTCGCCATTCTTCAGCGTTCCGACCACGCCGGTTCCGCCGAGGCCGCGATGGACCGGGATCTGCATCTCCATCAGCGCATCGGCCACGAGCTGGGCGGTGCGGTGCTCCTGGAACGCGGTTTCCGGGTTGGCATGGATATCATGACGCCAATCCAGCATCCGGGCACAGATATCATCGGCGATTCCAAACTTCTTTGACATGCGTTGGTCCACCTGTCCTTGGCTAGCGATGGAAGAATTCGGCGATCAATGTCGCACCGAGGAACGTGCCCGCGGCCGCCGTCAGCGAGACCACCACGATACGCCAGCTCAGCTTCCTGAAGATCGGAAGATCCTTGGCGACCGAGAAGCCGGCGAGCGTCAGCACGGGGGTCGTGAAAGCCAGGAAGTTCAGCTTGTCGACCGAGCCGATCATCGCGTTGGAGAACGGCAGCAGGCCGGGAATACCGAGCACGGTGGTGACCGCGACCAGGATCAGGATGTGCGGCACTTTCGACAGCAGACGGGCAAGGACGTCCACCAGCAGCACCACCGCGAGCACGACCAGGAGGCCTGCGCCCGATTCCAGCAGCGGAACCTTGTAGGTGAGCGAATTGCCGATCAGGACGCCGCCCGCGACGGTGATCCAGGCGAGCAGCGAGTCGGAGAAGCCGAACGTTGCGTGCTTTGTCTCGCCGGCGCTGGCGATCGAGGGCCCGAGGTTTCCCGACGAGAAGTTCGAGAACCGGCCGAGCACGGGCTCCAGCCTGTCATACAGCCAGGAGCACACCGGCAGCGAGAAGAACAAGGCGAAATAGAAGCCGAGAACGGCGGTCATCAGGTTCGCCGCCGAGGCGATCGCAATCAGCTCCTTCGCCATCTCGGGTGGATTGTGGCCGTTGATGGTGCCGATCGCGGCCGCCATCATGCTGCCCGAGCCGACGCCAGCGCCCATCGCGAGCGACCGCGGATCGAAGATGTGCAAACTGGCGACAAAGCCGGCCAATAGCGCGATGAACAGCGCACCAAGCACGGTGCCGGTGATGTACTCGGCCAGCACGCCGCGCCCTTCGGCGGAGTTCATGCCGTATTTCTCGCCGATGATCACCATGTTGCCTTCACGGCCGATCGAGAAGGTCGCGCCGACCGCTTCGCGCTTAACCCCGAGCAAGAGCGCAATCGGCAGGCCGAGGACGAGCGTGCCGAAGGTGTGCCCGAGCTCCTGGAAGATCAACGCCCAGCCGGCCTTTTGCACCTCCGGCAGCGCGCCGCCGACCGTGAATGCCATCTTGATCACGAAGAGCAGCAGGCCTGCGTTGAGCAATTGTCCCGCATAGGTCTGCAGGCCGGGCCCGATCCGCGCGGCGGCAGGCAGATAACGCGCTGAGAGGCCCCATGCGGCCGCAATCAGCAGCGCCCACACCATCGGTTGAAGCAGCACCTTGCCCGGTCCGATCTGGAACTGGACGATCCCGACCGTCTCGGCGACGGCAACGATGATCAGAACGGCAACGAACAGCGTGAGCTTGCCGGTGCTTGCGGGATTGACCGCCGGGGCGGCCAGGTCTGCGGAAGGCGAAGAGGTCGACGTCATGATGCTGGACACCTCCAGAAAATGATTGCGAGGCAATGCGGTGAACGGTGAACCAACTTGCGCGCGCAGCATCGGGGAGAAAGCATCTTGCATCAATGATCGTGCCGTCCCGTTTCTGTTGCATTTTTTGCAACACTGGCGGGCCGAAGATCCAGCCCGCGAAAGCCGGCATGACCGCGACGTTACCGTTATCGATGCGAACGGCGCGAGGACGGCGAAGCCATTCCTCGGCTAGTCCCCCATGCTAGTCGATCGCTCCGGACGAGCCGCCCGGTTCGAGCTTCTGCACATCCGCCACGCTGACGCCAAGCACCACGATGTCGTGCGTCTTGCCCTGAAGGTCTTTCACCTGGTCGCGCAACAGAGCTTCGGCGCGGAAGCCGAGTGCTTCGAAAATCGCGATCGCGCGGGTCTGGTCGGACGTCATCTGCACTGTCAGGCGTTCCAGGCCCATCGACAGCGCGAGGTCAAACGCCTCATTGGAAAGAGCCCGTCCGATGCCGGTGCCGCGCACATGCGAGGCGATCACGGTCCTGATCTCGCCGACATGGGCCGACCACGACATGGGGTCCCGCACGATCGTGCCGCACCCCACAACGATGTCGTCCTTGACCACCAGCAGGCTGACGATCGAGCCGCGCTCGATCTCCTTGATCCATGCCGAGAGCACCTTCGGCTCACGGATATTCCGCGGAAGGAACAGCATGTCGTGCACGGCAAGCGCGTTGGCAAACTTCAGGACGGCGGCCTCGTCGGCAGGCCCCATCAACCGAAACTCGACGTCCCCGCTCTCGAAGTTGACGCGACGCGGATAGGATCGCATCTTGGTGTTCCTCATGCAGATCGTTCACTCAATCCGAAATCCAGACTTCGCCACAACCACCTTGTGGGGATCGTAGCGCTTTTTCTGCCTGTCCTGCGCGCAGGAGCCGGATCAGGCAAGCCGGGTGTACCGATGTCCTAATATAACTCCCGAAACGGCCCGTTTGCACCTTTCCGTCTCGATATGAGCACATAAGCCTGGCGACAATGATCATGAGCGCTTCCAACGACAACCTCGAACGACCGCTGCACGAAATACTGCGAAGCCATGCCCGTGAGCGGCCGGAGAAACCGGCCTGCATCTGGTATGGCCGCGCCATCACGTTCCTCGAGCTCGACCGCGCGAGTGATGCATTCGCGGCGCGCCTGCAACAGCTCGGCGTCGCCAAAGGCGAGCCGGTCGCATTGTTCATGAACAACTGCCCGCAATATCTGATGGCGCAATACGGCATCCAGAAGATCGGCGCCATTGCCTCGCCCTGCGGGGCGCTGAACAAGGAGCACGAGCTCGCCTACCAGCTCGACGATCTCGGCGCGCGCGTGATCGTCGCGGCTGAACCGCTATTGCCGATCGTAGGTCAGGTCCGCGACAAGACGAAGCTCGAGCATGTCTTCGTGGTCCGCTACCCGGACCTGCTGCCCGAGCGGCCACCGATCGGCGTTCCGGATGAACTGCTCGCATCCGGCTCCGAGCCGGCGGATACGGCCGGCGAAATTGAGGACTTCCTCTCCGTCGCTGCAAGCGGCGCGGCGCCCCGCGATGTCGCGATCGACATGAACGATACGGCGCTGATGATCTACACGTCGGGCAGCACGGGCCGGCCCAAGGGAGCGATGCTGTCCTATCGCAACGTTATTTTCAAGACGGCCGCGACCGTGAACTGCAACGGGATCGGCAGCGATGACGTGCTGCTCTCGATCGCGCCGCTGTATCACATCGCCGGCATGGTGATGGGCGTGAATGCACCGGTCTACGCCGGCGCGACGTCCGTGCTGCTGTACCGGTTCGATCCGCTCGTGACGGCAGAGGCGATCGACCGCTATCAGGTAAGCTGGTGGTACAGCGTGGCGCCGATGAACGTCGCGATCACGCAGCTCTCGAACATTTCCGACTTCGAATTGAGGAGCCTCCGCGTCAATCCCGTGACCAGTTTCGGTATCGACTGGACCGAAGCGCTTGCCAGGCAGTGGCAGGCCGTCGCGTCGAACTGCGAGAGCTTCGAGGCGGCGTATGGGCTGACCGAGACCCACACGGTCGACACCTTCATGCCGCGCAACGCAATACGCTGGGGTACCCACGGCAGGCCGGTGCCCGGCAACGAGATCCGGATCGTCGATCCCGACTCCGGCGCAGACCAGCCAGCCGGCGTCCCGGGCGAAATCGTGATCCGCGGCCCGGGCGTATTCAAGGGCTACCGCAATCGTCCTGATGCGACCGCGGAGGCGCTGCGCGATGGCTGGCTGCACACCGGCGACATGGGCCGCCTCGATGCCGAGGGCTATCTGACCTTCATGGGACGCTTCAAGGAGATGATCAAGGTCTCCGGCTACAGCGTCTTCCCGGAAGAGGTCGAATCGATTCTGAACAAGCACCCCGACGTGGCGGCGTCAGCCGTGATCGGCGCGCCCGACGCAACCAAGGGCGAGGTGGTCAAGGCCTTCATCGTGCTGGCCCCGCGTGCCGAACTGGACACCGCCCAGCTCGTGGCATGGGCGCGCCAGAACATGGCGCCTTACAAGGTACCGCGCGATGTCAGCTTCGTTACCGAGTTGCCGCGCTCACCGGCCGGCAAGCTGTTGCGGCGGTTGCTCAAGGACTGACGCTGCAGCGAGTTTGCCCCGACCGGCCGACGGCGCCAGCCAGAAATCCCGATCGGCCATGTCCCAAAATCACTCCCAATTTGGTCCGACAGCACCTTTTCGGGAATCGATGTCCATTGGACATGTCAATTTTTGGATCCCCGGCGATTCATCGATAAAGAGCAGATTGCAGCCTGCGACATGTTCAGTCACGACAACGAATGCTCGAGCATCAAGTACCAGCGACGCATGAAACGAATGATCGAAGCGCTCACAGGAGAACTGACGCTGCAAGGCATTATCGGTCAGGGGACCACCACGGATCTGCGGGTGGACATCGTCAGCCTGGCCGAAACCGCACTCATGGCGTGCGACTTCGATAAGGCCGCGGACTGATGCGGCCACCTGAACAGAAAAACCTACCAATTGAGCTACTGCCGAAGTCTGGCGTTTCGCCTCCAACACGCCGTCGTGATACACAAGCGGTTGTGAGTGCAAGGTCGCGTGTCACTCCGGCCGGCCGCCACCCAACAGCCCGGACTCCCACCCTGCAGCGGTTGCGCCAGCGTGATAGGTGGATTCGAGGAAGCTCAACAGGTCTCGTTCGGGATCACCGGACTGGCGAAGGTCATCGTAGTCGAGGAGGAACTCGCCCATGCCGGCGTCCCAGCGGGCGGCGGCCGGAGCGACCTTGGCGTTCTCGATGCCTTTCGGCTGCGGGTACGTGAAGGAATAGAACGCGGGCCTTGGATAGGAGGCATCGCCCGACCACCACCCCATCTCGATCAACTCCGCATTCATCGCATTGCGCCTGATGAAGCCGATATCTTGCGCGGGTGTGACGGGCTTGCCGTTGTAGAACACCACGCGAATGTCCAACGTCCCCCACATCAGGCCGATGGGTTGCGTCTTGCCCGTGAACCGGCCCTGAAAGATCTGGAGAACGCGTTGCGTGCTGAGGAGGATGCGCCACCACGCGTTGACCAGGTCGCGATCGTACGGGCGCTGCTCCTTGTCCTCGTTGAAGGGGATCGGACGGGGTCGTTCCTGCGGCAATAGAGTGATTGAAGCGTCAATGCCGGCGCCACGCAGCTGACCGAGCAGAGCCTCGACGAGCGCGGCAACGGATGTTGGCCCCAGCGGCAATTGTCCCGATCCGCCCGAACTCGTGAGCCACTGCAGCTCGTGCGAGATGAAGTCTGCGCGGACCTCGTAAGCGCCGCTCGCACAACGGATCGGGCCGGTGGTCAGCCCTCTCGCGCTGAGCCACAACGGCACCTCGGCCCATTGCGCTTGAAACGGTTCGGCCAGCTTGAGCTTGCCGACCGCCTGCAACGCCATGTGGAGAAGATTTCGCGTGGGCTCGAAGGCCGGGCTGGAAAGCGCCGGCCAGAAATCGGAAGTGCGGCTGCCAGCAGTCATGGCGTGTCCTCACACACGGCAGTTGGACGGCCCGGCAGCTGGCTCGATTCAGCGAAACCTACGCTGCCATGCAGCCTGCTCCAATGCGCTGTTTCCAGTTACCGGTTCGCATCAAGGTTATCGCTTATAACCTTGTCGATCACCCCTTCATTGTGCTGGATGAACTCGTCCCGCGACATGCCGGAGGCCTGCCACAAGGCCTGAAGGCCGGCGTCCCTGTGCAGCCATTCGTTTCGGGTCTGATGGTCGATCTTATGCCGCCGCGCATCCTGTGATCCGTGGGAGGCTTTGTCATGATCCTTGGACATTGAGGTTCCTCCTATGTCGCTATCAATGACATTCAACATCGCGCTCTGCCGGATTGTTCGAATGAACAGGTGTTTCCGATCCGCCAAAGCATCGAAAGTCCTGATGGCAAAGAATGCGCCAACTCGGGCACAGAAACAATGTCAATGGCTTGGTAGCGAGACGCATGGCGACGACGGACATTTTGGACATTTTGTCCGCGCCGTCGAGGACAGGCTGTCCATCGGCGATGCATGCACGCGCTCGGCATCTCCGGCGCGGATGAATTTTTCCCGAGCCTAATCGGCCTCGTCGAGAGGCGGCCGGGGCGCCTGAAAGCCGTGCGCATCCGCGAACCGAAGCGCCTCGACGATCATCGTCTTCATGGCCTCGGGTCCATCATCGTGAGTGATCTCATACTCCAGGAGGAAAGAGGCAAATGCATCCTCGTCGATCTTTTCGAGCGCGTCAGCGAGTTCATTCATCGTCATACGGCACCTCCTGGACCCCAGTCCCACTCGGATACGCCAGTTCAGTATATGCTGATGGCAACTATCATGAGAAGGTCGAGGCGTTGCGCGATCGAAGGGGATCTCGCGCCAACTTGCCTGGATCAGATGTTCCGCCTATTTCAGCAAATTGTCGCGCGGCTCGATGGGTGCGGGAAGATCCCGCTCTCCTAGCAGGAATAGAATCTCGCGGATCGTTGAGAGAGCCTCGGTCCAGTAGGCTCGCGCGTTGTTGCACGGCCAGAGCGAGCGCAATTGACGCGCGTTAATCCGGTAGCGGCAGAGCGGCGTTGACGCTGCCGTTCGCGCTTGCCGGCGTCAGGCGACCCGCATTCAGCCTGCCGCGGCATTTTCTCTCGACCGCCCTACTTTCCCGTGACGATCATGTGTCCGAGGGCTATCCTCTGAAGGAATCCTCCGCCGGCCTCACAGCCGCCCAACAGACCGGAACTGCGGTCTTCACGCGAGAATTCCATGCAGAAGTCACCCGCTGTTGAAACGAATGACGGCTTTGCCCGAATGAATTTGCCGGACCTTCGGATCAATTACGATCCGATCGATCCGGACCAGTTCGACCGACCGATTATCTCTCTCTGCATCGAGACAGGCCAGGGGAACGATGAGCTCCCACTTCATTCGCACAAGAAGGGGCAATTGGTGGTCGCCTCTCATGGATCGGTCATGTGTCGTGCACCAGGAGGACTATGGATCGTTCCGCCGCAGGGTGCGGTATGGATACCCGCCGGCGTTCTGCACAGCAACTGCATGTCAGGTTCCAGAAAGGTCTACGTCGTCTTCATCGATCCGCAGGCGAGCATGCTTCCGACGACCTGCTGCACATTCACGATATCGTCGCTCGTCCGCGAGTTAATTCATCGATTGTCGGTATTTCCGCCCCTGTATCCGATCGAGGGGCCGACAAGTCGACTTGGGCGCGTATTGCTCGACGAACTGGTGCAGATGTCCACCGAGCAGCTCTACCTGCCGATCTCCGCTGATAGCCGGCTCCAGCATCTGGCCACATCCCTTCTCAATGATCCTGCCGATCGGAGCACGGTCGAGGAACTGGCTGCACGATACGCGATGAGCGAGCGCACATTCGCCCGTCTGGTATTCAAGGAAACCGGGATGACGTTCGGGCGCTGGCGACAGCGGCTTCACATCCTGGTCGCGTTGCAGCGACTATCGGACGGATATTCCGTACAAGCCGTATCACTCGATCTGGGCTACGAGACGCCCAGCGCTTTCATCACCATGTTCAAGAAGGCAATGGGCAAGAGCCCTCGTCGCTTCCTCGCCGAGCGATCCAGCTTCGTCGGCCGCGAACCGGTCGAATAAGCAGCTTGCGACTTCGTATCCTGAGCCGCGGCCGGCAATGCTCTATCTCGAATTGAACGGCACCAGCGGGTACTGGAGGGTTGCCTCGGCCACGGCTTGCGGCGCCACCACGCGCGGCCTGCCGTTCTGCCCCTGCAGCAGAGTCACGTCGCCCCCCATGTTTTGACCGCTGGCATCGAACTTGATCCTGCCGCTGGACATCAGGATCGGCGTCATATCGGTTGCCTTGAGCGCGGCATGGATAGCGGCCGATTCAGAAGAGCCGGCGCGGCTCACGGCGTCCGCAACGATCTGCACGGCCTCGAACGCGCATCCTGAATTTGCGTCAAGCCAGTCGTTTGGATAGTCGGACGCAAACCGCTTGAGGATCGCTGCGGCGTCGGGAGCCTTCGGGTTGTACCATAGTGTCGACAGTATCGCGCCGTCACCGTATTTGCCCAATGCGTCGTAGTATGCCTTGTCTTGGACTCCGTTCGAGTTCGGCGAGAAGATCAATCTGGGATTCCATCCCTGCTTGACGCATTCCCGGATGATCATGATGGCATCGTTGACGCGCGTCACCGATACCAGCGCGTCGGCGCCCGAGGCTTTCGCCTTCGCCACCTCAACCGAAAGATCCCTCGCCTTCTCGTCGTACGGGATGTACTGGGCAATCTCCAGAGGGACATCGACCTCCTTCCAGGCCTGATCGATGCTGGCCGCCGTCGATTGCCCCATCGTGTTGTTGAGATGCATGATGGCTGCACTCGTCGGCACATCCTTGAGCGACGACAACAGCGACTTCAGTTCGATCAGCGACTTCCTGACGACCGTCAGCGACGTCGGATAGTAACGAAAGACCTGGGTGAAACCCTGCGAAGTCACCTGGGTCGCACTCGCGATATGCACCACCATCGGGACCTTTGCGGCTTCCGCGGCCTGCAGCGCGGATATGGTTGCGCCGGAGTCCCAGGCTCCGATGAGCACCGTGCAGCCCTGCCGGATCAGGTTCTCGGCCGCAATTCGCCCGTTCTCCGGCCTGCTCTGGGTATCGGCATGGATGATTTCCATGTCTATTCCAAACTTCTCCTTGGCGAACTTCGCACCGGCATCGATCCCGCGCACACAGGCCTGGCCGGGAAATGCCAAAACGCCGCTGCTCGGATTGATCGCGCCTACCCGCACGTTGCCGGGAGCGTTTGCCTTCGCCGGCCACGATACGAGCCCGGCGGCGGCGCCAACGCTGCTGCCGAGCAGCGCACGGCGCGTCAGACCACTTTCGTTGCGATTCATCATGTGACGTTCTCCCTCAGTCGGCTGCATGAATATTGAGGCGATCCAATCGAAAAGCTCGATGACTGGCGACGCAAGCGGCAGATGCGTCCGCTCAGATCACCTTCTCATCTCGGCCTTGACCAGATCGTCTTCACTTTCGTCGTAAAGCGTATCGATCAACGAGCGATATCTCTCGATGATCTGCCTCCGGCGCTTCTTCCTGGTCGGAGTCATCACGCCATTCTCGGGAGACAGCTCTTCCGGCAAGATCCGGAAGGCCTTGATCTGTTCGGCCCTGGCCAATCTGCTGTTGGCCTTGCCGATCTCGCCTTCGATCATCCGGACGACGATTTCGGAATTTGCCAGATCCGCGTACTGCGCGATCCGAATATCCCGCGATCGGGCCCACTCCATCGTCGCGATCGCGTCGACTTCGATCAGCGCGGTGAGATACTTCTTTCCTTCTCCGATCACCGCGGCTTCGGAAATGAACGGACTGTGCCGGATTTCATTCTCGATCTGCGTCGGGCTGATGGATTTGCCGTTGGACGTGTTGATGATCTCTTTTTTGCGATCGACCAGCTTGAAGAGGCCTGTCGGGCCGATATCCACGATGTCTCCGGTGTAAAGCCAACCATCGCGCAGCGCCGATTTCGTTTCCTCCGGCTTGTTCCAGTAGCCGACGAAGAGCCCTGGCCCCCGGACAATCATCTCCCCGTCCTCGAGAACCGCCGTCTCCCAGGCCGCATCATGCACGGGCACACCAACGGTGCCGGCTTCCGGCCATTCCGCCATCTGGACCAGATTGGCGCCGACCAGCTCAGTCTGGCCGTAGCATTCCTTCAGTTGCAATCCCCATAGCTGCCAGAGCGACATCAGTTCGGAAGGCATCGCCGCCGAAGATGTGTAGGTGATCGCGAGCTCCTCGAACCCGACTTCAGCAAGCAGCGGACGGAATATCTGGTCCTGGCACACGGCGAACAGCGCCGATATCAGGGGATCCGGCGCGCCTCCAGCCTGGCGGTCGTCGAGCGCCTTGCGCGCGATCGTCATCGCAAACTGATAGTCCTGCTTCTGCTTCGCCGATCCGGAATGGACCTTGCTGAGGATCTGGGTGGCAAACCGCTGATAGAAGCGGGGCGGCGCCATGAAATACGTCGGCTTCACATCCTTGATGGTCTGGGCGAACTCCATGCTGGTCTCGCCGAAATGCGGCACCATCCGGGCGAGCAACGGCAACGTCGTTGCCTGCGCGCGCGCAACCGTATGCGACATCGGCAGATGCACGACGACGCGGTGCGCGTCGGAACGCATCCTCGGGCTGAACGTCGTCACGCTGTGCGCGCCGGCGAGCAGCGACAAATGGGTCAGCATCGCGCCCTTCGGAAAGCCGGTGGTGCCGGATGTGTATCCGATGCTGACCAGGTCGCTCGCCTTGGCTTGCGCGACCTGCTCGCGAAGGAATCCATCGGCGTCGACCGAGATCCCTTCGCAAAAGGCGCTGAGCGACACGACGTTCGCCGCCGCATCGATCCCATTCCATTCCGGATCGAGCACGATGATCTTCCGCACCTCTTCGGCCTGGCCGGACGCCAGGACGATGCCAAGCTGAAGCTCGCTGCCGACAAAGATGAAGGAGGCGCCGGAATCACTCAGGTAGTAACCAACTTCCTCCGGCGACGAGGTAAAATACACGCCGACCATGACACCGCCGGCGCAGATCGTCGCCATGTCGGCGAGCAGCCATTCCTGGGATACATCCCCCATGATGGCTGCGCGATCACCGCGCGCGAATCCGGCTTGCTGCAGAGCGGCCGCCAGATTCGCCACCTGACCCGAATACTGCCGCCAGGTCGCGGCGATCCATGCGCCGCGACGCTTTTGCTTGTAGGCGACCGTCTCGGGCCGCTCCGCCCGTCGCGCGTTCAGAAGCTGCGGAA from Bradyrhizobium sp. B124 includes:
- a CDS encoding DUF3100 domain-containing protein; this translates as MTSTSSPSADLAAPAVNPASTGKLTLFVAVLIIVAVAETVGIVQFQIGPGKVLLQPMVWALLIAAAWGLSARYLPAAARIGPGLQTYAGQLLNAGLLLFVIKMAFTVGGALPEVQKAGWALIFQELGHTFGTLVLGLPIALLLGVKREAVGATFSIGREGNMVIIGEKYGMNSAEGRGVLAEYITGTVLGALFIALLAGFVASLHIFDPRSLAMGAGVGSGSMMAAAIGTINGHNPPEMAKELIAIASAANLMTAVLGFYFALFFSLPVCSWLYDRLEPVLGRFSNFSSGNLGPSIASAGETKHATFGFSDSLLAWITVAGGVLIGNSLTYKVPLLESGAGLLVVLAVVLLVDVLARLLSKVPHILILVAVTTVLGIPGLLPFSNAMIGSVDKLNFLAFTTPVLTLAGFSVAKDLPIFRKLSWRIVVVSLTAAAGTFLGATLIAEFFHR
- a CDS encoding M20 aminoacylase family protein encodes the protein MSKKFGIADDICARMLDWRHDIHANPETAFQEHRTAQLVADALMEMQIPVHRGLGGTGVVGTLKNGEGPTIALRADMDALDLQELGDRVHKSTRADKMHGCGHDGHTTMLLGAAVQLARHRPFRGTVHFVFQPAEENEGGGKKMVEEGLFKMFPADAVYGMHNIPNIPRGKFAIRTGIATAFLDTFEIVVTGSGCHAATPEKGIDSILVSADLVSALQGIVSRRIGAMDAAVVSVTQIHGGDTWNVVPETVTLRGTVRTLDAEIQDQVEAAMKQVCAGVAQTHGAKIDLGYMRGYPGVINTPAETDAAASAAANLVGVEQVQTDIKPAMGSEDFAFMLQERPGAYICIGAGETANDPPLHNPYYDFNDAILPLGAAYWVELVKQQLPAA
- a CDS encoding ABC transporter substrate-binding protein; this encodes MMNRNESGLTRRALLGSSVGAAAGLVSWPAKANAPGNVRVGAINPSSGVLAFPGQACVRGIDAGAKFAKEKFGIDMEIIHADTQSRPENGRIAAENLIRQGCTVLIGAWDSGATISALQAAEAAKVPMVVHIASATQVTSQGFTQVFRYYPTSLTVVRKSLIELKSLLSSLKDVPTSAAIMHLNNTMGQSTAASIDQAWKEVDVPLEIAQYIPYDEKARDLSVEVAKAKASGADALVSVTRVNDAIMIIRECVKQGWNPRLIFSPNSNGVQDKAYYDALGKYGDGAILSTLWYNPKAPDAAAILKRFASDYPNDWLDANSGCAFEAVQIVADAVSRAGSSESAAIHAALKATDMTPILMSSGRIKFDASGQNMGGDVTLLQGQNGRPRVVAPQAVAEATLQYPLVPFNSR
- a CDS encoding AMP-binding protein, producing MSASNDNLERPLHEILRSHARERPEKPACIWYGRAITFLELDRASDAFAARLQQLGVAKGEPVALFMNNCPQYLMAQYGIQKIGAIASPCGALNKEHELAYQLDDLGARVIVAAEPLLPIVGQVRDKTKLEHVFVVRYPDLLPERPPIGVPDELLASGSEPADTAGEIEDFLSVAASGAAPRDVAIDMNDTALMIYTSGSTGRPKGAMLSYRNVIFKTAATVNCNGIGSDDVLLSIAPLYHIAGMVMGVNAPVYAGATSVLLYRFDPLVTAEAIDRYQVSWWYSVAPMNVAITQLSNISDFELRSLRVNPVTSFGIDWTEALARQWQAVASNCESFEAAYGLTETHTVDTFMPRNAIRWGTHGRPVPGNEIRIVDPDSGADQPAGVPGEIVIRGPGVFKGYRNRPDATAEALRDGWLHTGDMGRLDAEGYLTFMGRFKEMIKVSGYSVFPEEVESILNKHPDVAASAVIGAPDATKGEVVKAFIVLAPRAELDTAQLVAWARQNMAPYKVPRDVSFVTELPRSPAGKLLRRLLKD
- a CDS encoding DUF5996 family protein, whose amino-acid sequence is MTAGSRTSDFWPALSSPAFEPTRNLLHMALQAVGKLKLAEPFQAQWAEVPLWLSARGLTTGPIRCASGAYEVRADFISHELQWLTSSGGSGQLPLGPTSVAALVEALLGQLRGAGIDASITLLPQERPRPIPFNEDKEQRPYDRDLVNAWWRILLSTQRVLQIFQGRFTGKTQPIGLMWGTLDIRVVFYNGKPVTPAQDIGFIRRNAMNAELIEMGWWSGDASYPRPAFYSFTYPQPKGIENAKVAPAAARWDAGMGEFLLDYDDLRQSGDPERDLLSFLESTYHAGATAAGWESGLLGGGRPE
- a CDS encoding GNAT family N-acetyltransferase — translated: MRSYPRRVNFESGDVEFRLMGPADEAAVLKFANALAVHDMLFLPRNIREPKVLSAWIKEIERGSIVSLLVVKDDIVVGCGTIVRDPMSWSAHVGEIRTVIASHVRGTGIGRALSNEAFDLALSMGLERLTVQMTSDQTRAIAIFEALGFRAEALLRDQVKDLQGKTHDIVVLGVSVADVQKLEPGGSSGAID
- a CDS encoding helix-turn-helix transcriptional regulator, coding for MQKSPAVETNDGFARMNLPDLRINYDPIDPDQFDRPIISLCIETGQGNDELPLHSHKKGQLVVASHGSVMCRAPGGLWIVPPQGAVWIPAGVLHSNCMSGSRKVYVVFIDPQASMLPTTCCTFTISSLVRELIHRLSVFPPLYPIEGPTSRLGRVLLDELVQMSTEQLYLPISADSRLQHLATSLLNDPADRSTVEELAARYAMSERTFARLVFKETGMTFGRWRQRLHILVALQRLSDGYSVQAVSLDLGYETPSAFITMFKKAMGKSPRRFLAERSSFVGREPVE
- a CDS encoding AMP-binding protein; this translates as MDVESITSGAQLVDVTIPQLLNARRAERPETVAYKQKRRGAWIAATWRQYSGQVANLAAALQQAGFARGDRAAIMGDVSQEWLLADMATICAGGVMVGVYFTSSPEEVGYYLSDSGASFIFVGSELQLGIVLASGQAEEVRKIIVLDPEWNGIDAAANVVSLSAFCEGISVDADGFLREQVAQAKASDLVSIGYTSGTTGFPKGAMLTHLSLLAGAHSVTTFSPRMRSDAHRVVVHLPMSHTVARAQATTLPLLARMVPHFGETSMEFAQTIKDVKPTYFMAPPRFYQRFATQILSKVHSGSAKQKQDYQFAMTIARKALDDRQAGGAPDPLISALFAVCQDQIFRPLLAEVGFEELAITYTSSAAMPSELMSLWQLWGLQLKECYGQTELVGANLVQMAEWPEAGTVGVPVHDAAWETAVLEDGEMIVRGPGLFVGYWNKPEETKSALRDGWLYTGDIVDIGPTGLFKLVDRKKEIINTSNGKSISPTQIENEIRHSPFISEAAVIGEGKKYLTALIEVDAIATMEWARSRDIRIAQYADLANSEIVVRMIEGEIGKANSRLARAEQIKAFRILPEELSPENGVMTPTRKKRRRQIIERYRSLIDTLYDESEDDLVKAEMRR